TGGCACGAACCCAAAGTCCACTTGGGAATATTGGTTTGGCCCCAGAATGATGACAGCAGGAGGAAAAAGAATGGAGGAGagcgatagagagagagagagagagagagagagagagagagagaaagagggagagaggtTTGCTGTCTAATCTTATGACCATTAGTTTTGTTGTAGTGGTCATCATACAAAAAAGTATTGGTCCATTGGTGTCACATGGCTCAGTCATTTAACTACTTCAACTCAAGTGGCCATCCTATGCCTTGAAGGGACCTTTGTCCTTTCTGTTTCCTTTCGATTATGTGGGTCCTCTCATAAAAGAAAGTTTGTGGAGGTCAAGATATGCACAATGATAgtccaaaaaaaattaataaagtaTCAACTCTTTAAAGATCTATATTGTTTCTgatcaaaattaaatattttttatttcctaagAAATAATATTATCATGTGTCTGCTAGAAAGGGTTGGCCTGTTTTGCAAAATTTGCACCAAAATATTCTAGAATTTTGTgactatattttttctaattaACGAACAAAAGAAAGTAAAAGAGTAAACACAGAAGACATTCAGTTCATCCAATCTTGATTTTCTTATAGATTGATCGTAGAATAATCTTTCAAAACAAAATTCAAGTATCCTCTTTGACtatatcaaattttttttattttgtagtcTTAAATTAAATTGGGATGATTCGaacaattattattatatatttattgttaaattttgaaaaactatttttagTTTTCGAAAAAGGAGGGTATCATTGTATATTTGATAATTAACTTAATAACTTGTTGGATTTTATGACTACTTATgataattaacataaaagcatctGCACCATGTAAGATCTCTAACTTGTTGAATTAAAGCTTTCTACCCGAGTGATCGTGACCGTCCGATCCGCGTTGTTCGCAGGATCACAAAAAGATTATTATGAAGACATAGGGGAGTATTAACAAAATATCGTTAAGGGGCGTCAACAATACCTTGCTGAGGTGGACTGAGAGGGCGGCCCGCGGCTGGTGAACTCGTCGGAGACGCTCCCACCTTCCCGGTGCCTCTGCGTCTCCCCTTCCATCCGCTTTTGCTAGTCGGCGGGTAGATTTCATCAAGAAACGACGGCGGCAATGTGATCGGATATGGATAAGCGGGCATCGGCACCGGAGCTGCCGCGTCCGGCACGATCGGAGAGAGATCCATGGTAGGGGATGCCGCTGGCGTCCAAGAATCCGGAGTGTGATCGAATCCGTTAGGAGGGAGGTGCTTATCCGGCGATCCTGGCTGCTCGTACGGGATCCCATCTGAGGCCTCGCTCTTGCGCGGGGCGAGGATACCGTTGAGGCCGTGGACGGCGAGGTGCTTGCAGTGGAAGATCCCCGGCAGAACAACGTCCACTCCGTCGACCGTCGCCACGTCGAGACCTCCCCCGCCGACGGGGTCCCGGCGATGGGAGATGATGAGGTCGCGGGAGAGGAGGAGGGTGGGGACGGGGGTTCCCGACGGGATGGAGCGGAGGGAATGGTGGGTGAGGTGGCGGACGGCGACGTGCTGGCGAAGGACGCGGAGGTAGGCGGCGGCGGGGTAGGCCATGTCTAGCGCGAAGAGGGCGGCATCGGTGGGCGCAAAGAGGGTGAAGGACGCGTTGGGGCCGTGGTGAAGGAGGTCGAACAGGAGGTCGGAGACGGCAATGCCGTTGCCGAAAAGGGCGTAGCCGCTCGACCGTAGGGCAGCAATCGCGGAGTCCACTTCGTTCTCGGAGATCGGAGCCACCGTGTTGGATGAGCAGAGGAACactaagagcaggaggaggaaaagaggaagagggtTCGATTTGGCCATTGATGCGGGGGAGAGTTCTTGAGCTGTTTGGGGATGAAATAGGTAGTTTAAGGCGGGAACGAAagacgagttctgatgagctgcaGGAACAAATGTTTTCAATCATGCACTAACCTTAACCAATTCGATGTGACCCACGTTCACGATTCAGTTGGGCTCAACGGTCTTTGTCAAAAGATCAGCTTCGTTTATGACTTGGAAACAAAGCGGAGAACCGCGAAACCTTACCCTAAAGAATCACGAGAAATGGCCGCCTCCTGCACCGCTGCTGCGGCCCCGTTCGCCACCGACCTCCGCACCCGCTCCATCTGCCTCTGCCCGTTGGAGCTCTCGGCTGTCGCGACGCCTCGCTTCTCGCCGCTTCGCCACCAATCGATGCTGGGCCGCGGTCTCACCGCGGTCCCTCAGCGCCGACTTCTTCCTCGGGTGACTCGTTTCTCACACTTGCTTGTCCTTCGTTTTTGCCCGATTATTTTTTGATGTTGAAGTTTCGGATTGTTTATCCTATAGTCAGTCTTAAGGCATTCGGTATCGTCTTCGATTCTTGAAATTTGATTTATCGTTTTATGCTACCATATTGCTCGATTGGGACACCCCGAGGGAAATCATGAGCGATTTGATTTGAATTCTTCGGAGATGTTTTGAATCAAGCCTCAACGAGTCGAGCTCATTCCGGATTCGCAAGAGAGGAGTGACAATATGTTCATACCGCCTCAAAATTGACTTAATTCGACTTCTTATTGTTCATGGGGTTTGGTTCTTAATGTTTGTTATTTCAGGTAAATACCTATCGATGATGTTATTGAATTCCCAGTAACAGTAGTTACCAACTAAGCTTCATATGTTCTTCTGATTTGTCTCCTGGCAATTATACTGCAATACATAGAAGAACTTGTCCAGTGTTGCCTGTTATGCTGGTTAGTTTTATTAACTGGAAATCCATCTGTCTGATACAGTTGAAACATATTCACATTACCAGATATATTAAAACATTCTTTCATAAATTTTCATTGCTTGGGTGAATCCCTTTACATGTGCATGAAGTATGAGGCGTGATTGCGTGTAATATGCCTTCAATGGATAGAAAGATAATATATACATCTTTTTGGTTGACCCTTTGACGGATGGGGTTGAATTGTCATGTGCCTGTACTCTTTAGGATTAGTTCTACCAAATACCTTGTCTTACAGTGCTGACTTTGGATTAAAAGTGGTTCTCTTATGTGCTTTTGTTTAAACTGAGAACATTGAGCATTCTTTTACTTGTGGAAGAATATGTGACAGGATAAAGTAAGGACTTGGACTTGGCATTCTAATTTATTAGTGTCCTTGTacacatttcttttctttttccctctATAATCCAGATGTAACTAAGAGGTTGTGTGAAATTGTATATGGCACCAATTTTTCTCTGTTTGGTTTTACAGATAGAAGCAAAAAAGCAAACCTACTCTTCCTTTGATGAATTGTTGGAAAAATGTGATAAGCCTTTACTGGTCGACTTCTATGCAACATGGTAATGATACTTGCTTCAACTTTTAGGAAGTATTTTTACTTTGGTAGCCACTGGCTATTGTTCCAGATCATGTGATAGAAGATGTCTGAAATTTCTAATTAGTAAGCTATTATTGTATATTTTTCTCTAAGGCAATTGTTGTAGTATATAGTGTTCTTGTATTAATTTTATTGAGCCACACTTTAAAAATAAAGCTGATTCTGTTAATGCTTGAACAGTTTGTAAAACATGGACTCTTGGTTACCCTTGGAGATGTGGTGAgctagatttgataatatggagatAGTGAGAGAGCTTTATCATTTAATTGTTTGGTTGAGTTTTGAGCATTAACATCcccaattaaaaaaaattaggttTCTTAATCTATCAAAATGATGTAAATAATTCAATACTGTTTTTGCATCATGTCATCTTTCAAGTTTCCATAACCTATTATGCTAGGTTCACTCATGCCTTTCTTCCTTTTATCGAAAAAAGACATGATACACCTCACTCGCAACATTTGTATGTGAAATTTCTACTTTCGAAAATTGGATCTTTTGTGGATCTGTAAGCAGTATTGTGCAGGATTTGAATTTCTCCATGGTGTGTAAGGTGTATGAAATTTTTTTACTGTTTTGAACTTAGAATTCTTCTTTCTTTTGGTAGGTGTGGTCCTTGCCAATTCATGGTGTCTGTTCTAGAAGAAGCGAGTGAAAAATTGAAAGACAGAATCCAAGTGATCAAAATTGATACAGAAAAGCACACTAACATAGCAAATTGCTACCAAATTGAGGCGTTGCCTACATTTATCATTTTCAGAGATGGAAAGCCATGTGATCGCTTTGTAAGATAAAAAAAGCATTGTGAATcttttatgtatttatttttttcttgtatttctTCTATCTAGAGCTGATCATTCCAGAAAGCTTTCATTCACAATGACATCGGCTACGCATCTTGTTGTGACAACCTTTTGGTTAATTTTCAGGAAGGAGCTATGCCTGCTCATCAGCTTATCCAACGCATTGAGGCTGCTCTGAAAGTCAAACAGTAGCTTTAAAGTAATGGTTTTAACTATTAGTTGTTTTATTCCATTGATTAAACTCAGAAAGAttgtttcttttttacttttattaCTATTTTACTTGTTCATTCAGTTTTAGTTGTATTAGGCTATATTGCATATCTTCTGATGGTTGCTTCTCTCAATATTGGACAGGTCCGAATTGGTTGATTTTGTAAGTATCAGAACTAGACTAGAGATCAGTTAAGAGTTATTCCAGTGGTGGAGTCTATATGCCAAGAAAAATGGACCTACATAACCCCATCTACTAATCCAATTGTTGTTGTAATCTTGAGCTCGTATGTCATCAAACTTATTTAAAAAGATTTGGAAGTCCTACGCTTGGCTCTGTGTCTTCCCATCCAATACCTTATGCACTCTTTGAGACTATATGTGATGCTTTTTATTGGTTTTCATCAATGACACCAGCAAGAAATATATTGAATTTGGAAATGTTTTGCCAGcttttatattatatatgatgACCAGTTTTAGTTCTCAGTTATATTCAGCAATGCTAAAGTTCAGTATAGAAGGTTACCAGAATCTCTGCATCTTTATCCTGATGTATTCACTGGACTCTTTTAATGTTTAGAGGGCTTATATAATGGCATCTTTATAGTGATTCCACTGGACTgggagaaagaaggaagaagcttTGTAATGGGCATACTGCAGTGGCTTATAGTTTGGGAAGAATCTAATTGTGGACCATGTCTCATAACTAAAAAGAATTTACATATTCAAATAAAATGCCACTGGGGCCCTGTTGCTGCCTATGCAAATAACTCTCTTGAAACTTGTCCTCATGGTCCTGGGAAACAGGAAGAGTTTGTCAGATGAAAGTGGTTCCATTGTGGAGAGGAGGCAATGAAGGACAAGTTATTGAGCATGGTCCTAAGTAACTCCCTGGTGATGCAGTACCCCTTTAAGTGCCAGATGGTTTCATCTTCTTGTTCAACTATCAATTCTAAATGCATGTCTAATGCCGCTGGTTCGAGATAGTCTTCCTGGTCTTAAGAACTTGTTCTTCTGACATACTAGGTTTTATCTGTTGGATTGAGGGTGGCATCAGATGAGGTAACTATCTACTCTTAGAAATAAGATCTTGTGAGTTAAGTCTCTGGTTCCTTATTTTGCTCTCAAGTGTTCTTCTTTCACCGAAGCTTTTTTATTTCTCTCTATGCTCATTAGTGGAGCATGTTCAGCTAAATGGGTTTGACAATTCTTAATGCTGCTTCTCTTCTGGTTTTTGTTTCCTCAAAATCATTATTTTCTGGAATCTTATCTATTGACTATTTGGCCCAAACCTGCAACACCCTAAGGTATGATAGGCAGTTATTTTCAGTCATGTCACTGTTACATGAGACTTTTGAATTTAGGTTTCAGTTTAAGTGTTTATCATGCAACCGTTATGCAGAATTTAACTTTTCTTTATTAGTTGTTTCTGCTGATTGATTTGAATATCTATACAAAAATTAGTATGTTGTAGAATAATTAAATTCACTCTATAGAATAATTTGATTTAAGATATAATGATATGAGCTTATGAAATTTATTAATTATTAGTATGCTAATCatgattcaaaatttaaaaaattaagataacaTTATAAATCATGCATCATGATCTTAAAAATATagcattatttttatatttaaaattcatTGATTATTGTTTGCTAAACATTATTTAGAATTTAAGCTAGTTAAAAGGATATCATCATACATCATGATTGTTGATAATATAACATTTTTAATAtccaaaatttttagaaaatttcaacaactaaaatataaatcataatttttaattaaagagAAGGTAGAGGATCTACGTTTCATGGTCCTTTCTATTTTTCCCTCACGCCGATACATAATAGATGATGAGGGAGAATTCTCCaggaaatataaaattttgaatttttagattaattaatt
The window above is part of the Musa acuminata AAA Group cultivar baxijiao chromosome BXJ1-1, Cavendish_Baxijiao_AAA, whole genome shotgun sequence genome. Proteins encoded here:
- the LOC135622498 gene encoding thioredoxin Y, chloroplastic-like gives rise to the protein MSCRNKCFQSCTNLNQFDVTHVHDSVGLNGLCQKISFVYDLETKRRTAKPYPKESREMAASCTAAAAPFATDLRTRSICLCPLELSAVATPRFSPLRHQSMLGRGLTAVPQRRLLPRIEAKKQTYSSFDELLEKCDKPLLVDFYATWCGPCQFMVSVLEEASEKLKDRIQVIKIDTEKHTNIANCYQIEALPTFIIFRDGKPCDRFEGAMPAHQLIQRIEAALKVKQ
- the LOC135675644 gene encoding fasciclin-like arabinogalactan protein 19, which translates into the protein MAKSNPLPLFLLLLLVFLCSSNTVAPISENEVDSAIAALRSSGYALFGNGIAVSDLLFDLLHHGPNASFTLFAPTDAALFALDMAYPAAAYLRVLRQHVAVRHLTHHSLRSIPSGTPVPTLLLSRDLIISHRRDPVGGGGLDVATVDGVDVVLPGIFHCKHLAVHGLNGILAPRKSEASDGIPYEQPGSPDKHLPPNGFDHTPDSWTPAASPTMDLSPIVPDAAAPVPMPAYPYPITLPPSFLDEIYPPTSKSGWKGRRRGTGKVGASPTSSPAAGRPLSPPQQGIVDAP